The Hevea brasiliensis isolate MT/VB/25A 57/8 chromosome 9, ASM3005281v1, whole genome shotgun sequence nucleotide sequence TCCAGTTTTGTCCTCGAAGTTCATCCTATATTAGTTTCTGATATAATTGAAGATATTTTTTGTCCCTAATAACTTTTCAAATTCTGAATGAACTATAGGTGGGAATTGATCACATGGCTGTTGCTTTGTCAAAAGCATATAGATCACCTATAGTGGACACCATTCAATCTCTTCCTCAGCATCAACAAGTAAGTTGCATTAGCAACATTGTAATTACAAATTGAACTATTAAAGTATTTGACTGAAAATTGGTTTTCCATGACACCGACCTTCAGGCTTTCAATCCTTACAtccatataatatatttttctcCAAATCTAAAGacattaatatatttttctttcCTCCTTTCCCCCTTTTCGGGATCTTTTGTTTTAATGATCAAGTATCTGGAATTCAGTGTTTCAATGAATTGTGAACTGCAGATGATTCTATGTGCTGCTGTGAAGTTTTTCCGAGGAGGAAAGAAGGATACCGTCATAGGAGAGGTGTGCtcactttttttcctttttcttttttattttttaaataataataaataaagattACAGTAAACATCCGGAAGTTGTTGATGGTATCTGATCTTGTTACGTGTACGCAGCTGAACAAATCTTACATAGACGTATGCAAGTCAACAATGATACCACCAGTTGgagttttggaatttttgagcatGTGTCAAGTGTTAAATGACCAGGTAATAAAGAAATACTTTATGTTTTAGCTCGTTCTTGGTGAAATATTTCGGTGGTAATAATCAAACCTCTCTTATGTGTTTGCACGTGTTAATATTGCACTTTAAGTCCTTAACTATGTTGAGCAAAAAGTTATACCTTATTAGAAGATTTGTCCTTCATCAAAATGTTAATAGAAGCATGATTCCAAGTGCAGGGGATTCTCAAACTGGGTCAGTGTCGTGATGATAAATTGAGAAGACTGAACCTAAAAATAGATGCAGCTGACATCACATTCGCATTGCAGGTATTAGTTTCTTCATATTCCCTTAACTTTTTTCCCCCTTATTATTGTTTCGTTTCTTATATGTTCATGCAACAGGGTGTCCGTTTCTTTCGGAATTGTCTTCAATGATTCTGTTAAGTAGATGTACTCGTTCTGGTTCAACTTGGAATTTAATGGCTGTTGATCATTAGGCTTTCCGCCAAATCCAGATTAAAGGTTGGCATGCAATGGTTTTTGAGTTATTGTTTATTCCTAATTTGTTTTTGTATTAAATTTTTTCCTATGATTGTTTCATTGTGTTTCAGCTGTCAGCATGTTAACAAGTTTGATGACAAACATTTGGGTTCTTACATGCCAAAACATAGAAGATGGTAATCATTTTCCAGCAACCTAGAGGGTTTTTACCTGCAGACATATCGACGCAAGATTAATTCATTACATAATTTGTAATTAGTCACACTTTTTTAATGTTAATAAATGGGCTATGGTTATGTTCTCTGTTCCTTCAATAAATTTTTATCACTGTCCGTGCTGGTGATGAATCTCACCTAAAAATCTAAGTACTGAAAGGTTTTCTGAGCCAAGCATTTGCAAATAAACATGTATGTTCATGGTAGAATTGGGAAGCGCACACGTGATTATCTAAGCCCAAACCTTCTCCGTTGGTATCTTGAAACCCGAACAGATTAGAATGCTTTCGTGGCCAAAGGCTTCAATATTTTCAGAAAACGGGACGAATTGAatctaaaaaatttataattttccccGTGACAACCAATACTGCAATTCTTTTTATAACAATTAGAATGACATTGGATTATACATTGTACAGGAAAATTAGCAACTTTTCAACGGTGAAAGGTagcacttgaaaaaaaaaaattcaataattactccagaaatgaaaatttggaatcAAATGGTTTTACAGTATCAGTAAGTTGGCCAAGTTTTTCACCAACTTGCACAACCTAACAACATTTGATCCAGTGCATTGGAGTACTGCAATGATTTTTCAAACATGGTTTAACAATTATCCAATCTCTTTCTCCTATTTGTGTATTGCAAAATTAATGTCCTATCCAATTATTATAATTTCCCATTTTTGCTTTTAGCTTTAAAAACCACAAAATGAATAGCATGTGTCCAAACAGGGTAATATGCCAATCTGAAATGATATTAATAGAAATGCCGAAGCTAAAACAAGAAAATTGATGGCGTGCCATAAATGACCATAGCCACAGAATTCAACCGAAACCATCCAATTCACATAATAGAACAAAAATTATACCACCTAACAGATAAACAGCATATAGACTGCCTAGCAAGTAACAGCGTAAAAACTCAATCAAACAACCCAGCGACAAAATCATCATCCGAGTCTTCGGCAGGCTCTTCTTTCTCTTCCACCTTGGCTGCAGCAGCTGGAGCAGCAGCACCAGAATCAAAAGCTGCAACTGGAGCTGCAGCGGCAGCAGCAAATTTGCTTGGatcctgaaaatttgcaattcaaGTAATTAGTTAGTGTAACAAAAGAACACTGAGACAACAGGAAAATCAAGCCAAAATTTATCACAAGCTGTGCATCAAAAGCAAACCTTCAAGTATTCTTTCACTTTCTCTGCCTGTGGGAAAGAGTATTCTGTTGCTACAGAAACTGAAAGAACATTCTTGTATGCATTCAAGAACATGTGGGGTGCAGCTGCAATGGTTGGAAATGAAATGGACAGAGATAGGGAGGCGATCATGGTCACGCCAGCAGCAAACTTAGCCACAAGATCATCCTCTGTGAGATCAAGCACCTCAGGGCTGAAAACCGACCCATTGTCATAAGCAGAGAGGACAATAAGACCATATGAGAACGGTCGTATTCCAAGCTTTGAGAGAAGGGCAGACTCAGATGAGCCCACCTTTTCACCCTTCTTAATGAGTTCCACAGGGGTAATGATTTCCACAGTACCCTTGTTAATCTTGGTTGGGAT carries:
- the LOC110649009 gene encoding 60S acidic ribosomal protein P0-like → MAIKQTKAQKKTHYDQKLRRLLDDYSQILIVAADNVGSNQLQNIRKGLRGDSIILMGKNTMMKRSIRLHAEKTGNNAFNNLVPLLVGNVGLIFTKGDLKEVREEIAKYKVGAPARVGLVAPIDVVVPPGNTGLDPSQTSFFQVLNIPTKINKGTVEIITPVELIKKGEKVGSSESALLSKLGIRPFSYGLIVLSAYDNGSVFSPEVLDLTEDDLVAKFAAGVTMIASLSLSISFPTIAAAPHMFLNAYKNVLSVSVATEYSFPQAEKVKEYLKDPSKFAAAAAAPVAAFDSGAAAPAAAAKVEEKEEPAEDSDDDFVAGLFD